A section of the Leptidea sinapis chromosome 26, ilLepSina1.1, whole genome shotgun sequence genome encodes:
- the LOC126972501 gene encoding uncharacterized protein LOC126972501, translating into MSSYYERQKSLFNTLKEAEEQYGFAKCNETIEPQECVIDKRTYRKQKYVMKQFRGKESIFKRSEAKIQQCLRRRSKPEFIKNPHKWDYYTLSDVTPEQMSEATNTATALAFIKEMEEREAKNKQMTVTDETGAVFKKPIFQISKTIKKNSQDEEKIIFKSSKVIMPEYVVGVSQKKKDKKAAKLLKVKDNAIDEELEKKSELKLNHLYDDNEEDNENE; encoded by the coding sequence atgtcctCATATTACGAAAGGCAAAAAAGCCTGTTTAATACTCTAAAAGAAGCTGAAGAGCAGTACGGTTTCGCCAAATGTAATGAGACAATAGAACCCCAAGAATGTGTCATAGATAAGCGAACATACAGAAAACAGAAATATGTTATGAAACAGTTTAGGGGAAAGGAAAGTATATTTAAGAGGTCAGAAGCTAAGATTCAACAATGTTTGAGGCGCAGAAGCAAACCTGAATTTATCAAAAACCCACACAAGTGGGACTATTATACATTATCAGATGTAACTCCAGAGCAAATGTCAGAGGCAACTAACACTGCAACAGCCCTTGCATTTATTAAAGAGATGGAAGAAAGAGAggcaaaaaataaacaaatgaccGTTACAGATGAAACTGGGGCAGTTTTTAAGAAGCCAATATTTCAgatatcaaaaacaataaaaaagaatagtcaagatgaggaaaagataatatttaaaagcaGTAAAGTAATTATGCCAGAATATGTTGTAGGTGTGAGTCAAAAGAAAAAGGATAAAAAAGCTGCTaaattattgaaagtaaaagATAATGCTATTGATGAGGAATTGGAGAAGAAATCTGAACTTAAATTAAATCACCTTTATGATGACAATGAAGAagataatgaaaatgaataa
- the LOC126972506 gene encoding N-alpha-acetyltransferase 10, producing MNIRCARPSDLMNMQHCNLLCLPENYQMKYYFYHGLSWPQLSYVAEDEKGHIVGYVLAKMEEDGEDNRHGHITSLAVKRSHRRLGLAQKLMNQASLAMVECFQAKYVSLHVRKSNRAALNLYTNSLGFKILEIEPKYYADGEDAYSMMRDLSAFATDTKTDTEQSENLEIKSESAVVSQC from the exons atgaatATTCGATGTGCCCGCCCAAGTGACTTGATGAATATGCAACATTGCAATCTTTTGTGCTTACCTGAGAACTATCAAatgaaatattacttttatcatGGCTTATCCTGGCCCCAACTCAGTTATGTTGCTGAAGATGAAAAAGGCCACATTGTGG GATATGTTCTTGCCAAAATGGAAGAAGATGGTGAGGATAACAGACATGGCCACATTACATCTTTGGCTGTAAAGAGATCCCACCGACGTCTTGGCTTAGCACAAAAATTGATGAATCAAGCATCTCTTGCAATGGTGGAGTGTTTCCAG GCAAAATATGTGTCATTACATGTGAGGAAAAGCAATAGAGCTGCCCTTAATCTGTACACCAATTCTCTTGGATTCAAAATTCTTGAAATTGaaccaaaatattatgctgATGGTGAAGATGCATACTCCATGATGAGAGATCTCAGTGCTTTTGCAACTGATACCAAAACGGACACCGAACAATCTGAAAACTTGGAAATAAAATCAGAGTCAGCTGTTGTTTCACAGTgttaa